The genome window AACTGTTCATAGTCGAAGGAGTGCAGTGCATACAGGATGCCTGTGTCAGAGTTGATGGAGACATAGGAGGATAGAGGCGCACCCTGGATGGTGTCTTCAGGCAGTGAGTAGGTGACCCGTGCATTCTCATCACTGTCGGGGTCGTGTGCAGTcagagagaagatggaggcaCCTCTGGGGTTGTTCTCAGGGACATAGACAGAGTAGGAGGAGTGGGGAAAGGCCGGTGGGTTGTCGTTGGTATCTGCCACATCTAGGGAGATGAGCATTTCTGTAGACAGAGGTGGCATTCCTTTGTCTGTGGCTGTCACAGTGATGTTGTACAAGGGTACTTGTTCTCGATCTAGTTCTATATTGGTCACTAGTCGATAATAATTGTCTACTGATTTTTCCAATTCAAATGGCAGATTTCCCGAGACGGAACATGTTACCAGGCCATTCAGCCCTGAATCTCGATCATATACTTGAAAAAGAGCGATTACTGTTCCTGGAGGCACACTTTCAGCAACTGATCTGCTTCCAGATGTTACTACCACTTCCGGTACATTATCGTTCACATCCAAGATAGTTACTAAGACTTTTGCTCTGTCTTGTAGACCTGGCCCATCCCGGGCTTCAACATCCAGCTCATATAAGCTCGAGTCCTCATAGTCTAGATTTGCGGAAGTTGATATTTCTCCAGTCAAAGCATTCAAGCAGAAAATCTTGGAGATCTTTTCTGTTATCCTCACGAAGGAATATGTTATTTCTGCGTAGATTCCTTCATCCTGGTCGGTGGCATTTACCGACAACACTGGCGTACCTACTGGCAGATTTTCAGGAACACTCACACGGTAAATAGGCTGAGTAAACACTGGAGGATTGTCATTCGCATCTAGGACAGTCACCAGAATTCGTGCCATGCTTGAGCGGACAGGGTCACCGCCATCCATGGCAGTAAGGACCAGGTGGTGAATGGCCTCTCTTTCCCGGTCCAGGGCATGTTCCAGCACCAGCTCCGGATATTTGGGCCCATCGGCTTTGCTCAGCACATTCACTGAGAAGTGACTATTCCCGCTGAGCTCGAAGCCCTGAAGAGAGTTCATTCCCACATCTGGGTCATAGACCTCCATTAGTGGAAAACGAGAGGATGGGGCTGCGTTTTCGGAAATTTTCACTTCCAATTCTTCCCTTAAGAATCGGGGTGTATTGTCATTAATGTCCATTATTTCCACTTCTATGGGATAAAGATTCAGTTTATCCTCAAGGAGGATGTTAAAACTCACCAGGCACCGCGCGCTCTGAGCGCAAAGCTCCTCCCGGTCTATCCTGTCAGCGGTGATCAAGCTGCCGCTTCGCGGATTCAGAGCGAAAAGCTGCGTCCTATCTCTGGAGACAATGCGGAGTCCGCGCTCCGCTAGCTCCCGGGGCTCCAGCCCGAGATCCTTGGCAATGTTGCCTACGAAGGAGCCTTTGTTCAGCTCCTCAGGAATGGAGTAACGGATCGGTCCAGCCCCGGCCCCCGACAACGTCTCCAGGAGCATGAAGAGCACGACTAACCCGCGGCGGTGCTGGCGCCTTTGCAGCGCCGCCATTATTCGCTTGTTATGGACTTACCTGGATTGTGAATAGGGGGAACAAGTTCGCATCACTTTGGGGCTTCTCAGAATTAGAAGTCAAGGTCCATAAACAAGCAGAGATAAGATGCGAAGCATTTTAGGTCAGAATTTCTGCGCAG of Equus quagga isolate Etosha38 unplaced genomic scaffold, UCLA_HA_Equagga_1.0 HiC_scaffold_1997_RagTag, whole genome shotgun sequence contains these proteins:
- the LOC124232066 gene encoding protocadherin gamma-A6-like, which codes for MAALQRRQHRRGLVVLFMLLETLSGAGAGPIRYSIPEELNKGSFVGNIAKDLGLEPRELAERGLRIVSRDRTQLFALNPRSGSLITADRIDREELCAQSARCLVSFNILLEDKLNLYPIEVEIMDINDNTPRFLREELEVKISENAAPSSRFPLMEVYDPDVGMNSLQGFELSGNSHFSVNVLSKADGPKYPELVLEHALDREREAIHHLVLTAMDGGDPVRSSMARILVTVLDANDNPPVFTQPIYRVSVPENLPVGTPVLSVNATDQDEGIYAEITYSFVRITEKISKIFCLNALTGEISTSANLDYEDSSLYELDVEARDGPGLQDRAKVLVTILDVNDNVPEVVVTSGSRSVAESVPPGTVIALFQVYDRDSGLNGLVTCSVSGNLPFELEKSVDNYYRLVTNIELDREQVPLYNITVTATDKGMPPLSTEMLISLDVADTNDNPPAFPHSSYSVYVPENNPRGASIFSLTAHDPDSDENARVTYSLPEDTIQGAPLSSYVSINSDTGILYALHSFDYEQFRDLQLRVIAHDGGDPPLSSNVSLSIFVLDQNDNPPEILYPSLPTDGSTGVELAPRSAEPGYLVTKVVAVDRDSGQNAWLSYRLLKASEPGLFTVGLHTGEVRTARALLDRDALKQSLVVAIQDHGQPPLSATVTLTVAVADSIPDVLADLGSLEVQNNSDASGLTLYLVVAVAVVSCVFLAFVIVLLALRLRRWHTSRLLQASGGALVGVPASHFVGVDGVRAFLQTYSHEVSLTADSRKSHLIFPQPNYADTLLSQESCEKSEPLLTQEDSGFCKEGDSLVQLIFLYVR